The genomic segment tttttgtgttcagaaatacgttctccacggatttaatggctgcctgtttgtctgagaagatatttaagccaatcgtcgtaatgacattatattttagccattccaccacttccttaattgcaagaatcttcgcttgatacacactgcagtggtcgggaaacttttcgatatgaccagttataGATCTTAAGAGTATACCCTAAAGCCCAccaggtcgtttagtttggaaccatcagtatggaagtctatgtaacttctgttacctgtgatatcgttgttccaatcagttctatcaagaatagtggtacattactttttttatcaaaaagcggctcaggtagggtgtaatccacactgcctggaacatcggttattgtatcaagtataacacagtgtccgtagccgctacaTGGCCAATGAGAAAGATCCCTAACCTCACGACATTGgtagctgcaatttgggtagccacaatgtccagaggcataacatgtagcattcaattcagtgcatcagatggtgtcatcctgagtgcgactgtgatgcacaaacaagccatcctttggatccgattaagtattgagcagtagatggacttttgaagcgccgtacaccagaccacaacacaatATAACATTttaggtttgacaactgcagtatatacccaatgcatgacacgcggtctaaatcctcaACTTTTGCAtatgactctcttgcaggtgtatagggcaagagttttccaaaatgttggatttgaagttgaattacctgtccagcaaaacacccaggtattttgcgctttctgtaaatggaacattctctccacccaaggagacaggtttcacTGTAGGCATCTTGTATCTActgctaaaaagaactacttctgtctcgcacggatttatacctagatcactttcggtagcccactttgctgttgcacgtagagcctTCTAAGGTATATCACTAACAACCTTCTGAAGTATATCACTAACAATTCTGAAAATTCCCTGGGAATAAACTCCAAGGGAATTAATTTCTCCCTCAaataaaatcctcctattctgaTTAAATGGGGAGAGAAAAAATTTGGGAGagggaattttgaattttcgaaaacagatgttttgcttcagctgttttattttggctaaaaattttactataatttttttgggaaaaagaaCTTTAAATGGAAAAATCACCAAAAGGAAGCTATAAAGGTTGTTAAAAAGTTTACAAGCATGTTTTGTGTTGattttgtaatgtttgttttacttttttgtgGACAATTATGGCCCACAGGCTGTCACGAAATTTCTGTAAAGTGAACACATCTTTTCGTCCTCATCCAACAATCGTTGGCTAAAATCGTTGGCTTCCAGAGTGGTGTGGTGGACATTGACGTATTCCCTTGCCAAAAGAAGTTTAGGCAGCTAAATCTACCGGATCGTTCTTGGGCAGAACTACTTAAGTGAGTAAAATAGAGGTTTGCTTCGACTACGTCGTCATGAACGTTGTGGTGGTCTGCCTGATACGCTGCTTTATCTATATTCATGCAGCTAGAACTTGAATATCTAATCGACATTCCGGGCGGCGGCCGCTTTTCTTGTTGGTTGGGATGGCTGTTGAACTATGGATTTATTTATATCCCTGTAGCGTGAACGTTGCCAAATGGGGCGGTATTCTTTAGTAAGCTGAATAATAAGGGACCCCTTTTTAGTATCACTTTACAACATCTCTTTATACATATGGGTCTAAGGATATTAAAATATGAATCACATATTTTGATACCTATGTATATCCCGTGGCAGCCGGATGTACgttccggattgacccgataaagtccttcatcggcaagggctgtcgcctcggTCTAAAACATACTACTACAACACAACAACATACAAATGTATATTCATTTGCCAATTCTAGAATTTTAGCAAAGTTATCCTTGTTTTTGATGAAAGTGAAATGAAAAAGtgaatgaaaaataatttccgtACATAATAAATTGTTCGTAAATAATAAgtggtaaatttttttataaaaataataaaattcataattttttatactaACTCCCTTCCATTTGTTTAGGGAAatctttcccaaattttatcgTCTCATGCTTCCTTTTATTTCGATTCAGAATACCTACTTTTTTTCTGGGAGacatttccgattttcgaagtttgtttaaAATAAGGGAAAATGGAGTAGGGTTTGATATTCGGAATAGGACTGTTAGagtactgggaaactttcccctaaccgcaattgccacgtcatcagcatacgcgaccaattttacacctttttcttccagagacaatcatatattgttaatggctttatTCCGAAATAGAGGAGACAATACACctgcttgaggtgttcctctgctaacccatcttttagatccacagatcccaagcctgccgtaatgtatcttttagttaaaaaaactttattacggtagagttgatgcctagaaactccaactccctcatgattgacgtcggttttacattattgaaagcaccttcaatgtcaagaaatgctaccattgtatattccttgacagtgagagaaccctctatgttaCCGACTAGGTCGTAAAGGGCTCTTTCAGTGGATttacctttactatatgcatgctgctgccgcgacaggcaatctccagggatctttgccttatgatatgtttctatcaacctctcaagagttttcagcataaaggatgacagactaataggacggaaatctttcgccttcgtgtggtaggcttttcctgctttcggaatgaaaattaccttcgtgtccctccatcccaaaagtatatatgacattttgCTACAAACAgaaccagggaaccagtcttATCGGACACAACTTGTAATTCAGCcgttgatacatcatcaggtcctggcgacttaaaggagtcgaaaattcttatcgcccaaaggattttcggctcagacacaattttcctaatagCCTCATACCAATgaataccagtgacaacctcttctggcgctacgttgtccgttggagaatttgccaggaaatgtgtatcaacgagtagttcgagtgtttcctcactagacattgtccatacattctctgacttctggatataacccaccgtaataggtctcgaggacagaatcttccttagtctagaggcctcagatgtatcctccacggagctgcagaattctacccaggatttgttctgagcctttctcaactcgcccttatattttcttagctcagtcttatagatgtcccaatcgtgtggtgctcttgtggcgtTTGCTCTGTCGAAGAGTTTGCTGCAGGCCttctttagaccaaccagctctggggtccaccatggcggtcgctgtttgccgcTTGGCTAGGCACTAGGacttgctgacacaagcgagtcattcagggccttcgtgatccacttgaccactatgtctatatcctccgtagtttccacttccttttctagtctagaagggatagacggcagaatttatgccgaaatttatcccaaaccGCCTTTTTTGTGTTTAGCGGAGgcaccacttctgcagtattttttcaaggctgaaactaatataacgatgatcagagaagctgtggtcatccaacacatcccagtcgcatatttttatatttatatcttccaatacaaaggtaatatctagtacctcatgcctgttcctggtaataaaggtcgatttatcccctttattacaaatcgccagattgcaacttataatatattcggcAAGCAGCTCACCCCATTCGTTGACATATCtgatgatgtgcattagcataacttcctacaatgaggctcttcttccccaCAGAAGCGGCTTTAACCAGCGGcctaaggtttgaaggcggcatctctgaatcgtgtgccatatatagggaagccagccagtaaagagacttgtttatttcaaggctggatACTACTAAATCTtaagtgcttagcgacggaagaagaaaaacatttagacttctctttgcaagaatacagtctctgtgtctcccatttcccgtacccttgagtagtttaaatcacggaattcttagtccacgaaccattactccacacacccatggttcatggataagaaccacgtcaaatccgcCTCCCATCAGGAGgaactttagtgccgccgaggcggccttacaatggtagagatttatctgtagaaaccggaccatagtcaggatccAGGACATGCACCActtttgtgttagcctcgtcttctgattccaccaagaatttcatttcatttcattttcatttcatttattaaccaaatatTCATCCTCACAACATTCGTTAAATCTTCTAacgatgagcttccgtacgcatccagggccaagtgagaaagctgtggaaccactcttcctcaggacactggacacatGCGGTGTGGACAATTCCTCctaagatgcttcactagctgctgctgtcgaagtactttttgagtcccatgcttccccgctggcgcgcactttgagccgagtccaaccggatgacccacccacacagggcttgtcgggtcccgtttcgataccATCCCCTCCTGTTTCGATTGTGGctggggattttcagtctcccgCAATCCGCCAGACTCCAGCTATATGGTCCATAGTtcttcaggcaagtgttcacCCACAACTGCTGAGTTGTCTCCTAATTCCCTAACCCCACCCGCTTCTGTAGACCTTCAGTtttaacttgttgaatccgtaggatacaacccttcagacttgttgaggtctgcgagaaaGCCGGACCTCAACAAGTCTCTGGCCACCATCagtctcatccaatctaccaatcttccagtcggtggttgcaAGATTGTGATTACATTCGctaagtcttccaagtatcggttcaggatctgagggaatccttggtatccaagcatgcgccattggtggagaaggaatatcttccttcttgaataaatttagtgctgcacctggccagatctcaccaatcttttttttaGTGCACAACATCACATTTTAATTGAGCGTtaatccccgaaggcaattagtctgtgtcggctccgataccagcctgcatcgtcacaaactggaggagacccaggaaattcttcaagaacatcggagtatactgatgacagtccattgactatcccactccaattattcctaggtatgtagcccagttcttctcccttgtcgacaactgcaatcaccaaactgtccctagcgacatagTGGGGGAGTGGAAGTAGGGGAGTGGAAGTGGGGGATTAGCCTTCAAGGTACACCATTCCGAGCATTATAAACCCATCCCGCCTGCGCCTGACGCTAGTGACATCTACATGAAAGAATGGAGACAGCAGTCCGGTCCGCTTTTGCCAAGATAGAGCTATGCGTCGTGCACATACCACCGGTTGGTAGTTTTGTCCCAGTTAATGGCCAAGTTTGCAGGCTTGAAATAAGTGGCcaactgcctggccataatcaCTTGGTTCTAGGAGACAAATGCGCATTatgtttcatggcattcttaccaaggtaacgaccagcggggaaTAGCAGATCAAATTGTAGGTTTACGTTCTGCAAGGTGGATGAGGATGCCCTCACTAGGATAACGAGGAGGTGGAGCAGCTCACCAGACATTTCCagtgcatcccctgatctcttgAACGACGTattctggcaagccgtcatttctttaaGATCAGACCACCTTACCATAATACTCACCATCGATCGACCACCCAACTTCATAACCACTGAGCGCAAGACGTTTATCAGTTTCCCAAtaagaagaaggccgattggggtCGGcctcagagagtacaccaatccgAATACCCCCAGTGCGATCCAATTTCACagtgcaggcagtggtactcgtagGCGGGCATTAGCattgatttcgaagactgcataccACAACAAGCGGCTTTGCATGCCACCACTGCACACATTTGCTGTGACTTCAATCAGACCAGACCGTATTATAGAACCACTCTCGTGCCATTGGATCTATCaaaagcattcgacacggtcagccatgccaataTTTAAGGACAACGTTAACACGTACCTCCAGCCAGATTTGAAACGCCGGGTCACGAATAATCTGTGTGGACGCCAGACATTTGCagaatttactttactttaattagctatgaaagaatatttgttccactagccgaacgtagaatagcgtcccaagcgcctcgatcttctgcgctcattctaaaatctctgacaccaagtttcgaggtgtctcccacaacttgatctttccattgggcttttggttgttgttgttgttgtagcagtttatggtgtactatctttcgtctgcttgattctgttgagtgtcaagacctaggaactccgcgactaagatgggatctgggtctgagtcgagtgggtctggccgggcagttaaacaggtgacgtgtatcgtgcggcccctggttacaatcgggacatacatcttgcacgtcggcatcaatcctagctctgtgggaattgaggcggctgcatctgccagaaccactctggtttgccgggagaggtcgatttcttcgggtgcaatgggtgacggtcgttctccaaggactacattcacccgatagccaattaacgcgtctgctaccgtgtctgcatgaatgttgttcagacccgctcgatatgccgcttgatctagaggttctctcttgtagcgatggacctcacgctctagatcgtgtagatctaccttaaagcttctgggcggtgggtatctatccacaagatgatgatttggataatttttgcgataacagcccaaaaggtattgcttagacagcatgtagttatgtcttcgcactggtaggatctttgtctcctgatggaggtggtccacatgagaactgaggagacagctcgtcgcagttcggagggcggcattctgacagatctgaatattattccactgcgtgtcacaaagttgacgtgaccacactggcgctgcataacttaccacagaccggccaattgctttatacgtggtcaacaaggtttctttgtctgcaccccaagtgctgccagcgagtgacttgaggaccttgtttctacttttgactttattgcagattgctgtggcatgtggggagaaagtgtaggagctgtcaaatgtgacgccaagtattttgggacacttgatggtcggaatcatttctccatcgaccatcacagtcagctcagtattcacctcacgcgtatttgtagtgaacagtgtggctgaagttttggtggcggatatcttcagatttcttgcagcgaaatatgaggcaagctcgttgaggtagacgttcaaccagatgtcatcaatgggtggggggcctgatgccatgatcggggcttttggtcttcccagtttgcgtgtaccaccgtgttcaaaggacttctttgctggagcttcttcatccattctgacaacatgacctagccaacgcagccgttgtattttgatgcgtgtaactatcctatcgtcgtcatacagctcgtggttcatacgtcgcctatattctccgttaacgcaaattggtccatatattttacgaagattctaaactgcttacttagtccaaagtagcatctgtttgccagtattattcttcgctttatctcaaaactggtgtcattcgtttcggttacggcgatgccgaggtagataaagttactgactatttcaaagttgtggttccaaactttctccattttctttatctgctcggctgtgcaaggctttttgggagttgaaaccatccatttcgtcttatctccatttactgccagacccattttcactgactctctttcgattctttcaaaggctgcagttactacttccggtgaccgacctatgatatcgatatcgtcggcataggcgggtagcatgtgctctcttgtgattagtgtgccatatctattcacatcttcatctcgtataatcttctccagcaggatattaaagagatcacacgatagcctgtctccttgtctgaaacctcgttaaatggttcggagagattctttcctcttgttactgaggaacgcgtatcagcaagtgtcatcctgcagagtcttattaattttgcagggataccaaactcagacatggcttaaaatacctttgaacgtaaaggagtatcgaaggcggctttgtagtcaacaaagagatggtaggtgttcatttgtccttctcggtccttttccaggatttggcgcagtgtgaatatctgatctagggtggatttacctggtctaaagccgaattgatagggcccaattatctcattgactttaggttttaatctttcacacagtacgctcgaaagtatcttgtatgtgatggggaggagacttattcctctgtaattgacacattccgtcttgtctcctttcttgtgtacgggacatattaTGCTGATattacgccttatcagcgtgtagcctccggtcttaaatagttcagcgggtaacccgtcgactcctgctgccttgttgttctttagtcgggttactgctacttggacctcattctgactaggaggtaaacattctataccatcatcagggattggtaccttcttcgccgccaacatcggacactagcagttgggtgaaatgttctttccatatcctcaggatgttgtctgtgtcagttaccagatttccttctgtctctgcaggaggatgtgcctgcaccaaagtcatcggtttggtgtttaattctttggtagaatttccggacttcattctgactcctgtaaatCTCAATTCgttcgcactcacgtctttccattttctttttctttctgcgaaatagacgtttctcctctccttttctcccgatacctctcattcatctggcgcgttgctacttattgcagggttgctctatatgctgcattcttggcttcagtagcatcacgacactcttggtcgtaccatgggttttttggaggaggcatccggtacccaagtacggatttcgcggcattttccatggagtgggcaatagtttgccactgcgccattatatcatcggaacaaggagagctttcatgaagcagttgggtcagtcgagtggagtatgccgctgccatttgttgtgtttgcagcttttcaatgtccagcttccattcagtgtcagatcgtactttcctcgccatgttcaaacggctgcgaacctttgcttcaacatggtaatgatccgaatctatattcgctccacggatcgatcgtacatctaacacgctggatgaatgccttccatctatcacaacgtgatcaatttggtttctcgtgcaTTTACAAAATTCAGAGATAAGAAATcccatagagtgaaacagggagttcctcccaccttaaacttgaatcggagtgcactcactgatatgcgagaagtttgcccctgttccttaatggaattttcatgggaaaatttgcatttgcaatcaataaacaaaaaatatatgtgcAACATTTGAAGCGGACATTGCAATGACCAAGAATGCCAAAACGATGTAGGAATAAAAGTGGTTAACAAAGTGTTAGATCAGTATTTACAAATGTTACCacgtccgcctattacgctgaacgcagGGGTTAAAATTCTACAGAGACTTTCCTATCGGTTATGCTGACCATattattacattttatttttctcgCCGTTTAGACTTGCCTACGAAAGATTTCCCTTCTCAATGAACTAAAACaggattttcttcaaaaatgcacttaacttttttacatttatttcacATACCTTGGTTATATCCGTTCGAAAATTGTTTCCGCCCAAAATGTTACACAATGGATTGAGATCAAAACGAAAATGACTCATATCCTGCTGCTGCTGATCTTGTTCACTTCGAGCATCATTAAAAATTGATAGAGCAGCCTGCATATTATTGAAATTGTCGAACGCATTTGCAGTAGTGAcatgtgatgatgatgatgttgatgaagtACCAGCACTTGCAGCGGCAATTGCGGGATCAATAAATCGATCTGTATGCTGTTGATGAGTTGCATGTTTCTCCAGCGGTAGGTTCAAAGGATCATCATTGTCTAAATTGAATGCTGTAAAATCGTTTACATTCTTAGCATTACTACCCGAGGTGGTATGGTGTTTATCGTTCTCCTGTGATAATAAAGCATTCCAAGAATCTACAAAATTACTTGTGTTCGTTGTTGATGGCATAGACGATGAGTGACCTTTGTACATGGgacaaattggtccatatttatTGCCCAGTGCTGCTGTTGATGTAGGCGGACAGTCAAATGTCGCTGCGTCATCGTCTAATATAGAGTCAGAACGCACAAAATTATCTCTATCACGGAAAAGTGATGTCGATGGTGAAGGAGGTTCGATGTTAACACCAGAGGCAACACTGCCTCCATTTCCACTGGAGGCTTCCATGAAATGGGCATTGttaatgtgttgttgttgtatgtcaTTGTTGCCGCCGTGCCAAAATGAATCTGTTTTTTCATGCATAGCCATaggcattttatttttcattctatTTATATCCTTAAGAGGGTTTCCCGAAGcctcaagaaaattattcttGCCCTTGAACATCAGACTATCGGGCAAATTAAGCGCAGAATCTATCAAGTGTGTTTTTTGCTTATTGCTACCATAGCTGTTATAGTCCAGAGGGTTTTTGTCAAAAAACACATTTGTATCTGGATGGGGTCGAACCGGGTGCTGTTGCTGATGCAACAGCTGTGGCGGCGGCGGTGGAGACATATACATAAGGTGATGTGGGTTGGATGTATAGTCTGCGTGATTAATTATcgattgttgttggtgttggacTTCCCACATTGGATTTTGTGCCTTTTGCATTTTTGATTTGGCCAATCTAAATGGGTAATCTCCTGGTCCAGTATCCATATTCGCATTTGTAAAATACGACGGAGGTCCGGGGGGATTGAAAAAATCATTCGGCATTGTTGTATTGTAAATGTTTTTATGCATAGGACTTCCAGCAGACTTATTAGAGTTTGTGCCCTGTAAATTCGGTGGGTTTGCAACGGTGGTGATATTTAAGGAATTATGCACGGAAGGTCTGGGTGATAAAATCCCTTGTCCTGATGGTCCTACTCCCAAACCAATCGCCCCTACGGCACCGCTGCTACTTACTGGCCCCCTAATATTTGGTGGGCGTATATTGGGTGGCATTGGCATACCCATGTTTGGCATACGCATGTACTTTCCGCCACCACCTCCGTAATTTATTGATCCGAATGGTATGTTTTCATAACCAGAAGGAGGGTGCTTATGCATAGGAGGTACATTTATTATTGACGCAGAGGCATTCATGCCTAGTAAATGCCCTGTTGGTGGTATGGGGCTTGCGTGTAGAGCATTAAGGGACGCCTGCATGCTTAACGGCGAAGTAGTGTTGGAAATATCTCCCATGAACGAATTTGAATCTCCCATCATATTGGTTCGCATCATGTTAACGTTACCACTGTTGTCATTGTTGGAGTATTTTCTCATGGGCGATGATTTCATTTTGACAGGAGAATTGGCTGTATCAATGGGATTTGATAACGTGAGGCCATGCTGTTGCTGCATTTGATGTGTTGGAACCACGGAGTTTTGTTGTTGGCTGTGATTATTTTGAAAATCGTTTTTCATATTTTCTAGACCCTGTAATTGGCCGCCGCCTGCGATGGAAGCCACCGTATGGGGCCTGACAATTGCTTTATCACCGGGTCCTGTTCTTCGATGCTTGGCTCGGTACCTTTGACGTTCCTCGGCTGAATGCGCAAACGTACAGTTAGGGCCTCGCGGACACATTCGTCTCTCCGTCAAATCACGGCACAAACTTATTTTGTACTTCCCATTGGCATTAATCGGTGGAACAGTGTAATCTTGCACTTTACGATTACTATGGTATTGCATAAATTTCACCAGGCCCAAAACTACGTAACGTACAGCTTCTAAAGCCTTCTCAACATCTTGCCACGTGGGTGGAGGACTTTCTGGTGAAGGATCAATGGTAGCCAAATGTTTGAGATGCGGACGTAAACTAGACAGATTCGTTGGATCTCCTGTGCGCTGCAAGGCCAAAACCAACTCTTGGACAGATTGGGCAAACGATGAGGGCGTTTGCAAAGTATCGCATATGCTCTGCATATGTGATTTGTGAGACGTGTTTCCATAAAGAAGAGATGACCATTGGTCCGGTGCAATTCTTAACCCAGCCTCTGTAGCGATTTGTACAATCTGAGCGTCATGTTCACGACGCAGCGCTTCGTAATTCCGAAATTCTTCTTTTAGCTGCATCAGAGACGAGTCACTCTCTCTTTTCGAAACCTTAAAGCAACTAGCACGGTAAAGCAATTGGACTACATGACCAATACTAGTCTTGGATGCCGGCAACATATTATCAATTAAACGCTGAACCACAAACATAACCAAAACTTTACGAGAAAGCGCCGAGCCATTTTGTAATGCTTGTAAGACCAGCTTCAAAACTTCTTCCTGCATAGACGGACCCAAAAATTGACAACCTCTTGAACGTACAGCAGCCCAAAGGCACAAACTCAATTGCTGCGGATTCTGATGCTGTAACAGAAGCTCAGTAACAGTTCGTTCGCCCAAAAATCTAGCTGTACGAACAGCTCTTATTCTACCCTCCTCCTCCATTAGCTGACAATTGACCAAGGTAACTAATTTCCGCAACATGGGACGTGTCAGCAATGTGCTACCACTATTCGTCACAAACGACTTAAGATACTGGGCTAGGTCTTCTATACATTTTTTAGAGGATTTGTAACATTTAAGGTCCTCCGGCTTTAAGTTACGAACGCTGGGCGGCATGTGCTGGTCACCCCCAGCCACTGCCGCTGCTGCTGTAAAATTTTCATGGATATATGCAAAGGCTttattattgttgctgttggtgATGCTATTGCTCCCACTGTTGGTATAATTGTTAGTTGTTGTGCTCTTTGCAATGGAAGTTGTACTAGAAACGGAGGCGCTGTTATTATTGACTTTCCCATCTCCAGCGCCATTGTCATTGCCATCCCCTGAGTTAAGTAGTTGTAATAAAGCATTATTGATGGGTAAATTATCAACATCCGTCGAAATAGGTGcctgcaaaaagaaaaaatatatttaaacttATTATCAAATCAACTACTGTAAGAACGTTGAAGCTTACCTGATCGAATGGACATTGGCGACTATATAAAGTAGCTAAACATACACGGCATATGGTATGGCCGCAGCCTAAACTTATTGGCAAACGCTGATTTGTAGAAAACTCATTCTCACAAATAGGACAGGTATAAAATTCTGTCCACGAAGGCGCCTGAAACGGCATTCTAGAAAGAAAAGATCGAAAATTATTTAATGAACATACAGTCAACGAATATTCCAAAGTGTGGGACGCAAAGTAGACCACTGCTTTTTATTCTTTGGTAATGTAGGATCGCCTTTTTACTCTCGTAAAAGGCAACACGAGATATCATATTAATCAGATTTGAATGCATGGTATGTAAGTATATTGTATTGTGTTATTTGTTGAATAGAAACAGTACTATTCACATCTATATTTTGTCGTTTTGAAAACCTAcagaaaacataatttttccCATTTCAACTGAAAATCAAGTATGAGTTAAAAGCATGCCACAATGTcttactgcaaatgc from the Stomoxys calcitrans chromosome 1, idStoCalc2.1, whole genome shotgun sequence genome contains:
- the LOC106086429 gene encoding uncharacterized protein LOC106086429, which codes for MPFQAPSWTEFYTCPICENEFSTNQRLPISLGCGHTICRVCLATLYSRQCPFDQAPISTDVDNLPINNALLQLLNSGDGNDNGAGDGKVNNNSASVSSTTSIAKSTTTNNYTNSGSNSITNSNNNKAFAYIHENFTAAAAVAGGDQHMPPSVRNLKPEDLKCYKSSKKCIEDLAQYLKSFVTNSGSTLLTRPMLRKLVTLVNCQLMEEEGRIRAVRTARFLGERTVTELLLQHQNPQQLSLCLWAAVRSRGCQFLGPSMQEEVLKLVLQALQNGSALSRKVLVMFVVQRLIDNMLPASKTSIGHVVQLLYRASCFKVSKRESDSSLMQLKEEFRNYEALRREHDAQIVQIATEAGLRIAPDQWSSLLYGNTSHKSHMQSICDTLQTPSSFAQSVQELVLALQRTGDPTNLSSLRPHLKHLATIDPSPESPPPTWQDVEKALEAVRYVVLGLVKFMQYHSNRKVQDYTVPPINANGKYKISLCRDLTERRMCPRGPNCTFAHSAEERQRYRAKHRRTGPGDKAIVRPHTVASIAGGGQLQGLENMKNDFQNNHSQQQNSVVPTHQMQQQHGLTLSNPIDTANSPVKMKSSPMRKYSNNDNSGNVNMMRTNMMGDSNSFMGDISNTTSPLSMQASLNALHASPIPPTGHLLGMNASASIINVPPMHKHPPSGYENIPFGSINYGGGGGKYMRMPNMGMPMPPNIRPPNIRGPVSSSGAVGAIGLGVGPSGQGILSPRPSVHNSLNITTVANPPNLQGTNSNKSAGSPMHKNIYNTTMPNDFFNPPGPPSYFTNANMDTGPGDYPFRLAKSKMQKAQNPMWEVQHQQQSIINHADYTSNPHHLMYMSPPPPPQLLHQQQHPVRPHPDTNVFFDKNPLDYNSYGSNKQKTHLIDSALNLPDSLMFKGKNNFLEASGNPLKDINRMKNKMPMAMHEKTDSFWHGGNNDIQQQHINNAHFMEASSGNGGSVASGVNIEPPSPSTSLFRDRDNFVRSDSILDDDAATFDCPPTSTAALGNKYGPICPMYKGHSSSMPSTTNTSNFVDSWNALLSQENDKHHTTSGSNAKNVNDFTAFNLDNDDPLNLPLEKHATHQQHTDRFIDPAIAAASAGTSSTSSSSHVTTANAFDNFNNMQAALSIFNDARSEQDQQQQDMSHFRFDLNPLCNILGGNNFRTDITKNPSLNEESLWNNHRPVNNSKHTSTMNLGLDSFWGEDSKAASITVTPPPTSNTTTTLINNNLIITPQSHHEQRRTSQKFDDTEFDITEIVDKMWPSADDSGIKLD